A single region of the Hoeflea prorocentri genome encodes:
- the rpsJ gene encoding 30S ribosomal protein S10, producing MNGQNIRIRLKAFDHRILDASTREIVSTAKRTGASVRGPVPLPTRIEKFTVNRSPHIDKKSREQFEMRTHKRLLDIVDPTPQTVDALMKLDLAAGVDVEIKL from the coding sequence ATGAACGGCCAGAATATCCGTATCCGCCTCAAGGCGTTTGATCATCGGATTCTCGATGCCTCCACGCGCGAAATCGTGTCGACGGCCAAGCGCACCGGTGCAAGTGTGCGTGGACCGGTTCCGCTCCCCACGCGGATCGAAAAGTTCACCGTCAACCGGTCGCCGCACATCGACAAGAAAAGCCGCGAGCAGTTCGAAATGCGCACGCACAAGCGCCTTCTCGACATCGTGGACCCCACACCCCAGACGGTCGATGCTCTTATGAAGCTCGATCTGGCCGCCGGGGTAGACGTGGAAATCAAGCTTTAA
- the rplV gene encoding 50S ribosomal protein L22: MGKAKAERRLKDNEAKAVARTLRVSPQKLNLVAAMIRGKKVERALADLEFSRKRISETVKKTLESAVANAENNHDLDVDSLIVAEAYVGKSIVMKRFRARGRGRASRIEKPFSHLTIIVREVEEKEEAA, from the coding sequence ATGGGCAAGGCCAAGGCCGAGCGCCGGCTAAAGGACAACGAGGCAAAAGCGGTTGCCCGAACGCTCCGCGTCAGCCCGCAGAAGCTTAATCTCGTGGCGGCGATGATCCGCGGCAAGAAGGTAGAGCGTGCCCTTGCGGACCTCGAATTCTCGCGCAAGCGCATCTCCGAGACCGTCAAGAAGACGTTGGAATCGGCAGTTGCCAATGCCGAGAACAACCATGATCTCGATGTCGACTCGCTGATCGTTGCCGAAGCCTATGTCGGCAAGTCGATCGTCATGAAACGCTTTCGTGCTCGTGGACGTGGTCGCGCGTCACGCATTGAAAAACCGTTTTCGCACCTGACGATCATCGTCCGCGAAGTCGAGGAAAAAGAGGAGGCCGCGTAA
- the rpsQ gene encoding 30S ribosomal protein S17: protein MPKRILQGTVVSDKNDKTVVVKVERRFAHPMFQKIVRRSKKYKAHDEKNAYKTGDAVSIQECAPISKDKRWTVVTE from the coding sequence ATGCCAAAACGCATTCTGCAGGGCACCGTCGTCAGCGACAAAAACGACAAGACAGTCGTTGTTAAGGTCGAGCGTCGTTTTGCCCACCCGATGTTTCAGAAAATCGTGCGCCGCTCGAAAAAGTACAAGGCGCATGATGAAAAGAACGCATACAAGACCGGTGATGCCGTTTCCATCCAGGAATGCGCGCCGATCTCAAAGGACAAGCGCTGGACGGTTGTAACCGAATAG
- the rplN gene encoding 50S ribosomal protein L14: MIQMQTNLDVADNSGARRVMCIKVLGGSKRKYASVGDVIVVSVKEAIPRGRVKKGDVMRAVVVRTAKDIRRADGSVIRFDKNAAVLVDNKKEPIGTRIFGPVPRELRAKSHMKIISLAPEVL, encoded by the coding sequence ATGATTCAGATGCAAACAAACCTCGACGTCGCCGATAATTCCGGTGCCCGTCGTGTCATGTGCATCAAGGTGCTGGGCGGCTCGAAGCGGAAATACGCATCCGTAGGCGACGTCATCGTCGTCTCTGTGAAGGAAGCGATCCCGCGCGGCCGCGTTAAAAAGGGTGACGTCATGAGAGCGGTCGTGGTGCGCACGGCCAAGGATATCCGTCGTGCGGACGGCAGCGTCATTCGATTCGACAAAAACGCGGCAGTCCTGGTCGATAACAAGAAAGAGCCCATCGGCACCCGTATCTTCGGACCGGTTCCGCGCGAATTGCGCGCCAAGAGCCACATGAAGATCATCTCGCTGGCGCCGGAAGTTCTTTAA
- the rpmC gene encoding 50S ribosomal protein L29 encodes MKSADVRAMSADELSDELAKLKKEQFNLRFQKATGQLEKTSRVKEVRRDIARIKTIARQKAAEAKA; translated from the coding sequence ATGAAATCCGCAGATGTTCGTGCAATGAGCGCTGATGAACTCAGCGATGAACTCGCCAAGCTCAAGAAGGAGCAGTTCAACCTGCGCTTTCAGAAAGCCACCGGGCAGCTCGAAAAGACGTCGCGCGTGAAGGAAGTTCGCCGCGATATCGCTCGCATCAAGACAATTGCCCGCCAGAAGGCGGCAGAAGCCAAGGCCTGA
- the rplB gene encoding 50S ribosomal protein L2, whose product MALKSFKPTTPSQRQLVIVDRSGLYKGKPVKSLTEGLSSKGGRNNAGRMTVRHRGGGHKRTYRVVDFKRRKFDVEGTVERLEYDPNRTAFIALIRYSDDELAYILAPQRLSVGDKVISSRSAVDVKPGNTMPLQSMPVGTIVHNVEMKPEKGGQIARSAGTYVQLVGRDQGMAILRLNSGEQRLVPGSCLATVGAVSNPDNANRNDGKAGRSRWLGKRPSVRGVVMNPIDHPHGGGEGRTSGGRHPVTPWGKPTKGKRTRSNKQTDKFIMRSRHQRKK is encoded by the coding sequence ATGGCACTGAAATCTTTCAAGCCCACGACACCGAGCCAGCGTCAGTTGGTGATTGTCGATCGTTCGGGCCTTTACAAGGGTAAGCCGGTCAAGTCACTGACGGAAGGCTTGAGCTCGAAAGGTGGCCGGAACAATGCCGGCCGCATGACGGTTCGCCATCGTGGTGGCGGTCACAAGCGCACCTACCGCGTGGTCGACTTCAAGCGTCGCAAGTTTGATGTCGAAGGCACCGTTGAGCGCCTGGAATACGATCCCAACCGCACGGCCTTCATCGCTTTGATCAGATATTCCGACGATGAGCTGGCCTATATCCTGGCGCCGCAGCGTCTTTCGGTTGGCGACAAGGTCATCTCATCCCGGTCGGCTGTCGACGTGAAGCCGGGCAACACCATGCCGCTGCAGTCCATGCCGGTCGGCACGATTGTCCACAATGTCGAGATGAAGCCCGAAAAGGGCGGCCAGATCGCCCGTTCCGCCGGTACCTATGTTCAGCTCGTTGGCCGCGACCAGGGCATGGCGATCCTGCGGTTGAACTCCGGTGAGCAGCGCCTTGTTCCGGGAAGCTGCCTCGCAACGGTTGGTGCTGTGTCCAACCCGGACAATGCCAACCGCAACGACGGCAAGGCCGGACGCTCCCGCTGGCTCGGCAAACGCCCGAGCGTGCGCGGTGTTGTCATGAACCCGATTGATCACCCGCATGGTGGTGGTGAAGGGCGTACCTCCGGTGGCCGCCATCCGGTCACCCCATGGGGTAAGCCCACCAAGGGCAAGCGTACACGGTCGAACAAGCAGACCGACAAGTTCATCATGCGCTCCCGTCATCAGCGCAAGAAATAA
- the rplD gene encoding 50S ribosomal protein L4 — MDLKVTTLEGKAAGKVSLSDTVFGLEPRQDILQRMVRWQLARKQQGTHKTKGRSEISRTGAKMFRQKGTGRARHSSARAPQFRGGGKAHGPVVRSHEHGLPKKVRSLALRHALSAKLRDESLIVVDELAAKEPKTKALSGSLEKLGVSNALFIGGAELDNNFKLAAQNIPNVDVLPVQGINVYDILRRGKLVLSKAAVEALEERFK, encoded by the coding sequence ATGGACCTGAAGGTAACAACCCTCGAAGGCAAGGCTGCCGGTAAGGTGTCGCTCTCCGATACCGTTTTCGGACTTGAGCCGCGTCAGGATATTCTCCAGCGCATGGTCCGCTGGCAGCTTGCCCGCAAACAGCAGGGCACGCACAAGACCAAGGGACGTTCGGAGATCTCCCGTACCGGTGCAAAAATGTTCCGGCAAAAGGGAACGGGCCGCGCGCGGCATTCGTCGGCCCGCGCTCCGCAGTTCCGCGGCGGCGGCAAAGCCCACGGCCCGGTTGTCCGCAGCCATGAGCATGGCCTTCCGAAAAAGGTTCGCTCACTTGCCCTGCGCCATGCGCTGTCGGCCAAGCTTCGTGACGAAAGCCTGATCGTCGTTGACGAACTGGCGGCAAAGGAGCCGAAGACCAAGGCACTGAGTGGTTCACTTGAAAAACTCGGCGTGTCCAACGCTCTCTTTATCGGCGGCGCTGAGCTCGACAATAATTTCAAGCTCGCCGCACAGAACATTCCCAATGTGGATGTGTTGCCGGTTCAAGGCATCAATGTTTACGACATTCTGCGTCGCGGCAAGCTGGTGCTTTCCAAGGCTGCAGTTGAGGCTCTCGAGGAGCGGTTCAAATGA
- the rplC gene encoding 50S ribosomal protein L3: MRSGVIAQKVGMTRVYNDAGEHVPVTVLRLQNCQVVAQRTEDKNGYTAVQLGVGIAKAKNTSKPMRGHFAAAKVEPKAKLAEFRVSEDNMLDVGAEITAEHFVAGQKVDVTGTSVGKGFAGAMKRHNFGGLRATHGVSISHRSHGSTGQCQDPGKVFKGKRMAGHMGSTRVTTQNLEVVSTDSDRGLILVKGAVPGSKGAWILVKDAIKAPIPDDAPKPAGLRAAVAAAESAPAEAATEGAE, from the coding sequence ATGCGTTCAGGTGTGATAGCACAGAAAGTGGGAATGACCCGGGTCTACAATGACGCCGGTGAGCACGTTCCGGTGACCGTTTTGCGTCTCCAGAACTGCCAGGTTGTTGCCCAGCGTACAGAAGATAAGAACGGCTACACCGCCGTCCAACTCGGTGTCGGCATCGCCAAGGCCAAGAACACCAGCAAGCCGATGCGCGGTCATTTTGCCGCCGCCAAGGTTGAGCCGAAGGCCAAGCTTGCCGAGTTCCGCGTCTCTGAGGACAATATGCTTGACGTCGGTGCCGAGATCACAGCCGAGCATTTTGTTGCCGGACAGAAGGTAGACGTCACGGGGACCAGCGTTGGTAAAGGTTTTGCCGGCGCCATGAAACGCCACAATTTTGGCGGCCTGCGCGCCACGCACGGTGTGTCCATCTCTCACCGCTCACATGGTTCGACCGGTCAGTGTCAGGACCCGGGCAAGGTTTTCAAGGGCAAGAGAATGGCCGGACACATGGGTAGCACCCGCGTGACGACTCAGAACCTTGAAGTCGTATCGACGGACAGCGACCGTGGTTTGATCCTCGTCAAGGGCGCCGTACCCGGCTCCAAGGGGGCCTGGATCCTCGTCAAGGATGCCATCAAGGCTCCAATTCCGGACGATGCGCCGAAACCGGCAGGCCTTCGCGCCGCCGTTGCGGCCGCGGAGAGTGCTCCGGCTGAAGCAGCAACTGAGGGAGCCGAATAA
- the rpsC gene encoding 30S ribosomal protein S3, with protein MGQKINPIGLRLGINRTWDSRWFAEKGEYGDLLQEDLQIRDYLTKELKQAAISKVVIERPHKKCRVSIHSARPGLIIGKKGADIEKLRRKLSVMTNSETHLNIVEVRKPETDATLVAQSIAQQLERRVAFRRAMKRAVQSAMRLGAEGIRITCGGRLGGAEIARTEWYREGRVPLHTLRADIDYGTAEAHTAYGVCGIKVWIFKGEILEHDPMASERRATESDNQGGGGRRRENA; from the coding sequence ATGGGCCAAAAAATCAATCCGATCGGTCTTCGCCTCGGCATCAACCGTACCTGGGACTCCCGTTGGTTCGCGGAAAAGGGCGAATATGGCGACCTTTTGCAGGAAGACCTGCAGATCCGCGATTACCTGACGAAAGAACTGAAGCAGGCCGCGATCTCGAAGGTTGTCATCGAGCGTCCGCACAAGAAGTGCCGCGTTTCGATCCACTCGGCCCGTCCGGGTCTGATCATCGGCAAGAAGGGCGCGGATATTGAGAAACTGCGCCGCAAACTGTCGGTCATGACCAATTCGGAAACGCACCTCAATATCGTCGAGGTTCGCAAGCCGGAAACCGATGCGACGCTTGTTGCGCAGTCGATCGCACAGCAGCTTGAGCGCCGTGTCGCATTCCGCCGCGCGATGAAGCGCGCGGTCCAGTCGGCCATGCGCCTTGGCGCTGAAGGCATCCGTATTACCTGTGGCGGCCGCCTCGGTGGAGCGGAAATTGCCCGTACGGAATGGTACCGCGAAGGTCGTGTGCCGCTTCACACACTGCGCGCCGACATTGATTACGGCACAGCCGAAGCACACACGGCCTACGGCGTGTGCGGTATCAAGGTCTGGATCTTCAAGGGAGAAATCCTTGAGCACGATCCGATGGCCTCTGAGCGCCGGGCAACGGAAAGTGACAATCAGGGCGGTGGCGGACGTCGTCGCGAAAACGCTTAA
- a CDS encoding 50S ribosomal protein L23, with the protein MTDLRHYDVITSPVITEKSTLVSEQNQVVFNVAKTATKPEIKAAVEALFGVKVKSVNTLVRKGKVKRFRGTKGRQNDVKKAVVTLVDGESVDVTTGL; encoded by the coding sequence ATGACGGATCTTCGCCACTATGATGTCATCACCTCTCCGGTGATTACTGAGAAGTCCACACTGGTGTCGGAACAGAACCAGGTTGTGTTCAACGTCGCAAAGACAGCGACAAAGCCAGAGATCAAGGCCGCTGTCGAGGCGCTTTTTGGCGTGAAGGTCAAATCGGTCAACACGCTCGTTCGCAAGGGCAAGGTCAAGCGTTTCCGCGGCACCAAGGGCCGGCAGAACGACGTCAAGAAAGCGGTTGTGACCCTGGTCGACGGTGAATCCGTTGACGTCACCACCGGTCTTTGA
- the rplP gene encoding 50S ribosomal protein L16 encodes MLQPKRTKFRKQHKGRIKGVAKGGSSLNFGSYGLKAQEPDRVNARQIEAARRAITRHMKRAGRVWIRIFPDVPVTSKPTEVRMGKGKGSVDYWACKVKPGRIMFEIDGVSEEIAREALRLGAAKLSVKTRFVQRIAE; translated from the coding sequence ATGTTGCAGCCAAAGCGTACGAAGTTTCGCAAGCAGCACAAAGGCCGTATCAAGGGCGTCGCCAAAGGTGGCTCGAGCCTCAATTTCGGCTCTTACGGTCTGAAAGCCCAGGAGCCCGATCGTGTGAATGCACGTCAGATCGAGGCTGCCCGCCGTGCGATCACCCGTCACATGAAGCGTGCAGGTCGCGTTTGGATTCGTATCTTCCCTGACGTTCCGGTCACCTCGAAGCCGACCGAAGTGCGTATGGGTAAGGGCAAGGGCTCCGTCGACTATTGGGCCTGCAAGGTTAAGCCGGGCAGGATCATGTTCGAAATTGACGGTGTCAGCGAGGAAATCGCACGCGAGGCATTGCGCCTTGGCGCTGCCAAGCTCTCGGTCAAGACCCGCTTCGTACAGCGCATTGCAGAGTAG
- the rpsS gene encoding 30S ribosomal protein S19 encodes MARSVWKGPFVDGYLLKKAEKVRESGRNEVIKTWSRRSTILPQFVGLTFGVYNGSKHIPVSVSEDMVGHKLGEFSPTRTYYGHGADKKAKRK; translated from the coding sequence GTGGCTCGTTCAGTTTGGAAAGGTCCGTTTGTTGACGGTTATCTTCTCAAGAAAGCTGAGAAGGTTCGCGAAAGCGGCCGCAATGAGGTGATCAAGACGTGGAGCCGTCGCTCCACCATTCTGCCTCAGTTCGTTGGCTTGACCTTTGGCGTCTACAACGGAAGCAAGCACATTCCCGTTTCCGTGTCGGAAGACATGGTCGGGCACAAACTCGGTGAATTCTCCCCGACCCGTACCTATTACGGCCACGGGGCCGACAAGAAAGCGAAGAGGAAGTAG